The following coding sequences are from one Salvia hispanica cultivar TCC Black 2014 chromosome 3, UniMelb_Shisp_WGS_1.0, whole genome shotgun sequence window:
- the LOC125215761 gene encoding peamaclein-like has protein sequence MKPCFATFLVVALILSSNFLESMATTDSSFCGEKCGVRCSKAGLKKRCLKYCGICCEECKCVPSGTYGNKSECPCYRDKLNSKGNPKCP, from the exons ATGAAGCCTTGTTTTGCTACTTTCCTAGTTGTGGCACTAATTTTAAGCTCCAATTTTCTTGAGTCCATGGCTACAACAGATTCAA GTTTTTGTGGGGAGAAATGTGGAGTGAGGTGCTCAAAAGCAGGGTTGAAGAAGAGGTGCTTGAAATATTGTGGGATATGCTGTGAAGAATGCAAATGTGTGCCTTCTGGAACATATGGGAATAAATCAGAGTGCCCTTGCTATAGGGATAAATTGAATTCCAAGGGCAACCCCAAATGCCCTTAA